DNA from Pseudomonas mendocina:
CCATCGAGGCCTTTCCGGTCACTGTCTGAACCGAGTCGAGGACATGTACATGCAAGACGTCGTCATCGTTGCCGCCACCCGCACCGCCATCGGCAGCTTCCAGGGCAGCCTGGCCGACATCCCCGCGCCGGAACTCGGCGCCATCGTCATCAAGCGCCTGCTGGAACAGACCGGTATCGACGGCGCCCTGGTCGATGAAGTGATCCTCGGCCAGGTGCTTACCGCAGGCAGTGGTCAGAACCCCGCACGCCAGGCCGTGATCCGCGCCGGCCTGCCGCATGCCGTACCGGCCATGACCCTGAACAAGGTCTGCGGCTCGGGCCTCAAGGCTCTGCACCTGGCTGCCCAGGCCATCCGCTGCGGCGATGCCGAGGTGATCATCGCTGGCGGCATGGAGAACATGAGCCTGTCGCCCTACGTGCTGCCCAAGGCACGCACCGGCCTGCGCATGGGCCATGCTCAGATGCTCGACAGCATGATCGTCGACGGCCTGTGGGATGCCTTCAACGACTACCACATGGGCATCACCGCCGAGAACCTAGTGGAAAAGTATGGGATTTCCCGCGAAGCCCAGGACGCCTTCGCCGCCGCCTCGCAGCAAAAGGCCGTGGCCGCCATCGAGGCCGGTCGTTTCGATGCCGAGATCACCCCGGTGCTGATCCCGCAGCGCAAGGGCGATCCCGTCGCCTTCGCCCGTGACGAGCAACCGCGTGCCGGCACCACCGCCGAATCCCTGGCCAAACTGAAGCCGGCGTTCAAGAAGGACGGCAGCGTCACCGCCGGCAACGCTTCCAGCCTCAACGACGGCGCCGCTGCCGTGCTGCTGATGAGCGCAGCCAAGGCCCAGGCGCTGGGCCTGCCGGTGCTGGCGAAGATCGCCGGTTACGCCAATGCCGGCGTCGACCCGGCGATCATGGGCATCGGCCCGGTCTCGGCCACCCGCCGCTGTCTGGAGAAAGCCGGCTGGAGCCTGGCCGATCTGGATCTGATCGAAGCCAACGAGGCTTTCGCCGCTCAAGCGCTGTCGGTCGGCCAGGAACTGGGCTGGGACGCCGACAAGGTCAACGTCAACGGCGGCGCCATCGCCCTCGGCCACCCCATCGGTGCCTCGGGCTGCCGCGTGCTGGTCAGCCTGCTGCACGAGATGATTCGTCGTGATGCCAAGAAGGGCCTGGCCACCCTGTGCATCGGCGGCGGCCAGGGCGTCGCGCTGGCCATCGAGCGCGAGTAAGGCGCAAGAAACCGTAGGGCGGGTTACACCCGCCCTACGGTTCCCCTGCCGTTGCCCGTTCGCGACCACCACGTTGTAAAGCCTAGCGAGCTAGAGCAATGCAAGGCAGAAGCCGTGCTGACGAAACAGCAGATTCCTGTCTCAACGGTTAGACTTTGCATCAACCGAAGTCTGATAACGAGAAATCACCATGCCCGAATGGCTCAACGCCCTGCCCAAGGCTGAACTGCACCTACACCTGGAGGGCTCCCTGGAGCCCGAATTGCTGTTTGCCCTGGCCGAACGCAACCAGATCGCCCTGCCCTGGGCCGATGTCGAAACCCTGCGCGCCGCCTACGCCTTCAACAATCTGCAGGAATTTCTCGACCTGTATTACGCCGGCGCCAACGTGCTGCACAGCGAGCAGGACTTCTATGACCTGACCTGGGCTTACCTGCAACGCTGCAAGGCGCAGAACGTCATTCATGTCGAGCCCTTCTTCGACCCGCAGACCCATACCGACCGCGGCATTCCCTTCGAGGTGGTGCTGCGCGGCATCCAGCAGGCGCTGGTCGATGGCGAGAAGCAACTGGGCATCAGCCATGGGCTGATCCTCAGTTTCCTGCGTCACCTGCCCGAGGAAGAAGCGTTCAAGACCCTGGAGCAGGCCATGCCGTTCCGCGATGCCTTCATCGGCGTCGGTCTCGACAGTTCGGAGAAAGGCTTTCCGCCACGGCTGTTCGAGCACGTGTTCGCCAAGGCGCGCAGCGAAGGCTTGCATGCGGTCGCCCATGCTGGTGAGGAAGGCCCGCCCGAGTACATCTGGGAGGCGCTGGATCTGCTCAAGATCAAGCGCATCGACCATGGCGTACGCGCCATCGAGGACGAGCGGCTGATGCAACGCATCATCGACGAGCAGATTCCGCTGACCGTCTGTCCGCTGTCCAACATCAGGCTCTGCGTGTTCGAGCACATGGGTCAGCACAACATCCTCGAGATGCTCGAGCGTGGTGTGAAGGTGACGGTGAACTCGGACGATCCGGCCTATTTCGGCGGCTACGTCGGCGAGAACTTCGCCGCCCTGCACGAGCACCTCGGCATGACCGAAGCACAGGCCAAGCGCCTGGCGCAGAACAGCCTCGACGCGCGCCTGGCCTGAGCAAGGCTCATCGCGGCTAAAGCCCCTCCCACAGAGCGTGGGTACTGTGGGAGGGGCTTCAGCCGCGACTGTACACTCAGTGCTCCTGCAACTTGCGCCGCTTGCCAGTCACCATCGACAGCGGCAGGTTCTCGCGCAGCCGATAGCTCTCGACCAAGGCCGCGGCGATATGCAGGCCGACCAGCGCCATCAAGCCGTTGGCACAGAGTTCGTGGATCTCCAGCGGTAAATCCGCGCCCCAGAAATAATCGACCTCCTCCATCAGAAAGCCGGTCACCCCCAGGCCAAGCATCAGCAGCATCATCAGGATCATCACCAATGCGCCCAACGGCGAATGCCCCAGGCGGTGATACGGCTGCCCGGAAATCAGCGCGCGCAGGTGTTCGCTCAAACGGGCACGGCTCGGCCAGAAATCCGCCCAGCGCGCCGCCGGCGTACCGACGAAACCCCACAGCAGGCGAACCACCAGCCAGGCCACGGCGTAGTAACCGAACCAGCGGTGCCAGCTCTCACCTTCTTCGGTGAAGAAGTAATTGGCCAGAAAAGCGCCGGCCAGGGACCAGTGGAACAGGCGCACCACTGGATCCCACAGACGCACGGTCGCGGCGCTCATCAGCTTTCCACGTTGCTCTTGACGGCATCACCACTGACCGGGTCGAAGTAGATCTCGACCTTCTTGCCTTCCTTGTTGAAACCGTAGATTTCGTAGCAGTTGCCACCGGTGACCTTGAACTTCTTGATCTCGTAGCCCTGAGCCTTGAGATCGGCCTGGAACTTGTCCTGATCCTGCCACTGCGACTTGTCGGCGGTGGTGCATTGGGTGGCTGCAAAGGTCAGCGGGCTAGCCAGAACCAGGGACAGCAGAAGCAGTTTGCGCATGATGTAGTCCTCTTCGGTGCAGGGAGGTGTGTCTGCGGTGACTACTCTCGCGGGTAAAGCTTAAGGCTGTATTAGCGCGCGCAAAATCGTAGTTCCCTCGCGCCGTTGGAGAGATGGTTAGGGCCGCCCCTCTCCCCCAGCCCCTCTCCCATGAATGGGAGAGGGGAGCAAAAACACCGAAGCTTTAGAAGTCGAAATCGACCTTGGCCCAGAAGGTACGCCCCGGCTCGTCGATGCGGGTCTCGGCCGGGAAGCCGAAACCGGCGTCGCCGGCAAGGTTGAGGTGCTCGGCGTAGTTCTTGTCGAGCAGGTTATCCACACCGGCGCTGAGCTTGACCTGCTGGCTGAGGCGGTAGGCGCTATTGAGCGAAAGCACGCCGAAGCCGGCGCTATCGCCGAAGTCCTGCCCGACGACGTTGCCGCGCCCTTCGGCGATACGACCCTGGCCGTCGACCACACGCCACAAGGCGCCGACGCTCCAGTCGTCGCGCTGGTAGGTCAGCCCCAGGCGCGCTTCCAGCGGCGGCATCTGCGGCAATGCCTCGCCATCGCTGCTGTTCTTGCCCCAGGCGTAGGCCAGCGTCGCGTCGGCCTTCCAGTTGGAATCGAGGACGTAAGCCACGCCCAGCTCGCCGCCCATGATGCGCGCGTCGACGTTGTCGGCCTGCGTGCTCATACCACGATAGTCGAACAGGATGTAGTCGCGGATCTGCCCGGCATAGGCCGAGGCCCAGGCCTGCAGCTTGTCGTCCTGATACTGGATGCCGATATCGAGCTGGGTGGTCTTCTCTGGCTCGATGCCGTCGAAGGCGTTGTCCGCACCAGCCGGGCCGTTGAGGCCGGCGGAGAACAGCTCCCAGTAATCCGGGAAGCGCTGCACATGGCCGATGCCGGCATAGACGGTGGTCGGCGAGCCGGACAGATCGTGCTCGTAGCGCACGAAACCACTGGGCAGGGTCTCGGCACGAGTCTCGCCCGCCGTCGGGTTGGGCGTCGACATGCCCATCATGTTAGTGAAGTTCTGCCGGGAGTCCTTGGCCGAGGCGCGATCCAGGCGTGCGCCGGAAATCAGCCGATCACGCTCGGCCAGGCTCCAGGTGGCTTCGGCGAACACACCGTAGTTATGCATCAGCGCGTCCTTGTCCCAGGGGAAGCGATCAGCGTCGACATAGGGCATGCCCATCATGCCGCCGCTGGAACTGCGCTGGCGGTGTTCGCTGCGCTGCGCATCGATGCCGGTGATCAGCTCGACGTCATCCCACTTCCAGGTCGCGGCCAGGCGTGCACCGAGGGTGCGACGGTCGACCTGCGCCGCCATCGGCCCGGCCATCATGCTGGTCGGATCGGGCACGCGCAGGCGGAAGTTGTCCATGATGTGGTCGGCGTAGTTGTAGTAGACCTTGGCCTCGACCTTATCCAGCACGCCGCCGAGGTTACTGCGCTCGATGCGCAGGCCGAGGCTTTCGCGCTTGAACTGGGTGCCATCCATGCCACGGCCGCCGTAGCGCGCTTCGCCATCGCCACGGCCGGCGCTGAGTTCGATCAGGGTATCGGCATCCGGCGTCCAGCCCAGGGCCACGTCGCCGTTCCACTTGTCCCAGCGCGAGGCGATGGTGTCGCCGTCACCGTTGTCGTAATCGTCCGAGTGCGAGCGGTTGCCCATGACCCGCAGGTAACCCTGCTCGCTGCCGACGGCACCATCCAGTACCTGATCGAAACGGCCATTGGAACCCGCCAGCACGCTGGCATGCAGGCGCGCGCCCAGCTCGCCGAAACGTTCCGGCTCACGCTCGAAACGCACCACGCCCGCCGAAGCGCCTGGTCCCCAGATCACCGTCTGCGGGCCCTTGGTCACGGTCAGCAGGTCATAGGTTTCCGGGGAGATGTAGGAACTGGGCGCGTCCATCCGCCCCGGGCAGGCGCCGATCATCTGCCCACCATCGGTGAGCAGTAGCAAGCGCGAGCCGAACAGGCCACGCAGCACCGGATCGCTGTTGCTGCCGCCGCTGCGGATCGCGGAAAAACCGGGAATGGTCTTGAGGTAGTCGGCTGCATCACTGGCCGGCACAGGCTGGCGCGCATCCTTGGGATCGGCCACCACGGTCAGCGGCGAGCTTTGCTGGATCGCCGTGATCACGCTGGGCGGCAGTTCGTGCACATGCTCCTCAGC
Protein-coding regions in this window:
- a CDS encoding acetyl-CoA C-acetyltransferase; the protein is MQDVVIVAATRTAIGSFQGSLADIPAPELGAIVIKRLLEQTGIDGALVDEVILGQVLTAGSGQNPARQAVIRAGLPHAVPAMTLNKVCGSGLKALHLAAQAIRCGDAEVIIAGGMENMSLSPYVLPKARTGLRMGHAQMLDSMIVDGLWDAFNDYHMGITAENLVEKYGISREAQDAFAAASQQKAVAAIEAGRFDAEITPVLIPQRKGDPVAFARDEQPRAGTTAESLAKLKPAFKKDGSVTAGNASSLNDGAAAVLLMSAAKAQALGLPVLAKIAGYANAGVDPAIMGIGPVSATRRCLEKAGWSLADLDLIEANEAFAAQALSVGQELGWDADKVNVNGGAIALGHPIGASGCRVLVSLLHEMIRRDAKKGLATLCIGGGQGVALAIERE
- a CDS encoding cytochrome b/b6 domain-containing protein encodes the protein MSAATVRLWDPVVRLFHWSLAGAFLANYFFTEEGESWHRWFGYYAVAWLVVRLLWGFVGTPAARWADFWPSRARLSEHLRALISGQPYHRLGHSPLGALVMILMMLLMLGLGVTGFLMEEVDYFWGADLPLEIHELCANGLMALVGLHIAAALVESYRLRENLPLSMVTGKRRKLQEH
- a CDS encoding TonB-dependent copper receptor encodes the protein MSVSFVSGAASVRSRFPLSALAVACGLCSMTALQAAEEHVHELPPSVITAIQQSSPLTVVADPKDARQPVPASDAADYLKTIPGFSAIRSGGSNSDPVLRGLFGSRLLLLTDGGQMIGACPGRMDAPSSYISPETYDLLTVTKGPQTVIWGPGASAGVVRFEREPERFGELGARLHASVLAGSNGRFDQVLDGAVGSEQGYLRVMGNRSHSDDYDNGDGDTIASRWDKWNGDVALGWTPDADTLIELSAGRGDGEARYGGRGMDGTQFKRESLGLRIERSNLGGVLDKVEAKVYYNYADHIMDNFRLRVPDPTSMMAGPMAAQVDRRTLGARLAATWKWDDVELITGIDAQRSEHRQRSSSGGMMGMPYVDADRFPWDKDALMHNYGVFAEATWSLAERDRLISGARLDRASAKDSRQNFTNMMGMSTPNPTAGETRAETLPSGFVRYEHDLSGSPTTVYAGIGHVQRFPDYWELFSAGLNGPAGADNAFDGIEPEKTTQLDIGIQYQDDKLQAWASAYAGQIRDYILFDYRGMSTQADNVDARIMGGELGVAYVLDSNWKADATLAYAWGKNSSDGEALPQMPPLEARLGLTYQRDDWSVGALWRVVDGQGRIAEGRGNVVGQDFGDSAGFGVLSLNSAYRLSQQVKLSAGVDNLLDKNYAEHLNLAGDAGFGFPAETRIDEPGRTFWAKVDFDF
- a CDS encoding adenosine deaminase; amino-acid sequence: MPEWLNALPKAELHLHLEGSLEPELLFALAERNQIALPWADVETLRAAYAFNNLQEFLDLYYAGANVLHSEQDFYDLTWAYLQRCKAQNVIHVEPFFDPQTHTDRGIPFEVVLRGIQQALVDGEKQLGISHGLILSFLRHLPEEEAFKTLEQAMPFRDAFIGVGLDSSEKGFPPRLFEHVFAKARSEGLHAVAHAGEEGPPEYIWEALDLLKIKRIDHGVRAIEDERLMQRIIDEQIPLTVCPLSNIRLCVFEHMGQHNILEMLERGVKVTVNSDDPAYFGGYVGENFAALHEHLGMTEAQAKRLAQNSLDARLA
- a CDS encoding PepSY domain-containing protein, with protein sequence MRKLLLLSLVLASPLTFAATQCTTADKSQWQDQDKFQADLKAQGYEIKKFKVTGGNCYEIYGFNKEGKKVEIYFDPVSGDAVKSNVES